The following coding sequences are from one Brienomyrus brachyistius isolate T26 chromosome 2, BBRACH_0.4, whole genome shotgun sequence window:
- the LOC125718827 gene encoding ubiquilin-1-like, translating to MADSAETPEPSSDPKIIKVTVKTPKEKEEFAVPENSTIKQFKEEISKRFKTQTEQLVLIFAGKILKDGDLLTQHGIHDGLTVHLVIKMQSRSQEPSAPPPSSSASVSMETGETTTTTVPPPSSNPLSLGGLSGLAGLGNLGMSSANFSELQSQMQRQLMSNPEMMAQIMENPLVQSMLSNPDLMRQLILANPQMQQLIQRNPEISHMLNNPDIMRQTLELARNPAMMQEMMRNQDRALSNLESIPGGYNALRRMYTDIQEPMLNAAQEQFGGNPFASLVNNSSSGSQPSRTENRDPLPNPWAPASASASSTPPAAAPASTTAVLGPAMGAGMFNTPGMQSLLQQITDNPQLMQNMLSAPYMRSLMSSLSQNPDLAAQMILNNPLFAGNPQLQQQMRQQLPVFLQQMQNPEMLSAMSNPRAMQALLQIQQGLQTLATEVPGFIPGLGLGPLTGVLGGVAGTSGNPTSAPASADPGSSQAGAEASRQQQFVQQMLQALASTSSQVQSPEVRFQQQLDQLNAMGFLNREANLQALIATGGDVNAAIERLLGSQPS from the exons ATGGCGGACAGTGCGGAGACTCCGGAGCCCTCATCTGATCCCAAAATCATCAAAGTGACAGTCAAAACTCCGAAGGAGAAGGAAGAGTTTGCCGTACCCGAAAACAGCACCATCAAACAG TTTAAAGAGGAAATTTCCAAGCGCTTCAAGACACAGACTGAGCAGCTTGTGCTCATATTTGCTGGAAAGATCCTGAAAGACGGCGACCTGCTAACCCAGCATGGCATCCATGATGGGCTGACTGTCCATCTGGTCATCAAGATGCAGAGCAG GTCCCAGGAACCTTCTGCTCCTCCCCCTAGCAGCAGTGCCTCTGTATCCATGGAGACTGGAGAAACAACAACCACCACAGTCCCCCCTCCTTCCAGCAACCCCCTTAGTCTGG GTGGCCTCAGCGGGCTCGCTGGTCTCGGCAACTTGGGCATGAGCTCGGCAAACTTCTCAGAGCTCCAGAGCCAGATGCAGAGGCAGCTGATGTCCAACCCAGAGATGATGGCTCAGATCATGGAGAATCCCCTGGTCCAGAGCATGCTCTCCAACCCGGACCTTATGCGGCAGCTCATCCTGGCCAACCCCCAGATGCAGCAGCTCATCCAGCGCAACCCTGAGATCAGCCACATGCTCAACAACCCTGACATCATGAGACAG ACCCTTGAGCTGGCACGCAATCCAGCCATGATGCAGGAGATGATGCGGAACCAGGACAGGGCGCTGAGCAACCTGGAGAGCATCCCTGGGGGCTACAACGCCCTGCGCAGGATGTATACAGACATCCAGGAGCCCATGCTGAATGCCGCACAGGAGCAG TTTGGTGGAAACCCTTTTGCATCGCTGGTGAACAACTCCTCCAGTGGATCTCAACCGTCTCGCACAGAGAACCGGGACCCCTTACCCAACCCCTGGGCCCCAGCCAGCGCCTCGGCTAGCAGCACGCCCCCTGCTGCTGCACCGGCCAGCACCACAGCCGTCTTAGGACCTGCTATGGGAG CTGGGATGTTCAATACGCCGGGAATGCAGAGCCTCTTGCAGCAAATCACGGACAACCCACAGCTGATGCAGAACATGCTGTCTGCTCCATACATGCGGAGCCTGATGAGCAGCCTTAGCCAGAACCCGGACCTGGCAGCTCAG ATGATTCTGAACAATCCCCTGTTTGCCGGAAACCCCCAACTACAGCAGCAGATGAGACAGCAGCTCCCCGTCTTCCTACAGCAG ATGCAGAATCCCGAGATGCTGTCGGCGATGTCGAACCCACGCGCCATGCAGGCGCTGCTGCAGATCCAGCAGGGGCTGCAGACGCTGGCCACTGAGGTGCCAGGCTTCATCCCCGG GCTAGGACTGGGGCCCCTGACCGGAGTCCTGGGGGGAGTTGCAGGCACATCTGGCAACCCTACATCAGCCCCCGCCTCAGCAGACCCGGGTAGCTCTCAGGCTGGAGCTGAAGCCAGTCGACAGCAGCAGTTTGTGCAACAGATGTTACAGGCTCTGGCAAGCACCAGCTCCCAG GTCCAGAGTCCAGAGGTCCGTTTCCAGCAGCAGTTAGACCAACTGAACGCCATGGGCTTCCTGAACCGCGAGGCCAACCTCCAGGCCCTTATTGCCACCGGGGGTGACGTCAATGCGGCCATCGAGCGACTACTAGGCTCCCAGCCTTCATAG